The region ACCTTTTACTGGCTTCAATGTAATTGTCCTCGATAAAACCATCATCGTCGTCGTCATGACCACGTGCATAAGCCTCACGGTTACTCAGACTGGTTTGAGGAAAGTGTTCCGCTATGGTTCCGATATGACTGAACTGGCTGGCTGTATCTTCCTCCGGCAGAAGAGCATCCCTGTATCCGCCCAGGAAGCGATGAAAGACACGGAACCTGACGACCATGACGATCAAGGCCACGGAAAATACAGAGAGCAATACTGCAGCAACTATCGTCCCGCTACCAAAATTTGACTCGACTGCAGCCTTGAAGTTCGTAGCTGCAATTAAACAGGGTAAACAACATAGATGTCATGATGGTAAAAAAATTTAGGTATAGTAAAAAAATCCTTTATTCGATGCCTCACAGCTCTAGGCTACAGCGTTGTGATGCGTGTTCTTTACCGTTTAGGTGTTTTGAAGTTTCGTTATTCTTATTTACTTGTTCTGTTAATGGCAGGAAGAAAgaacgtacacacatacagagagagagagagagagagagagagttacttATTTGGTTAACTGATTGGGTCGTAAGGTGTAAATCTGCACACTAACCCGCATAATTTAAGTGCTCTTTTAGCTGGTTGGCTACAGATGTGTCCTGAAGCTCTGGTGACACTTGCAGGAAAGCTGTGCATCCACATGCACTGACCACTAGCCACAGATACAGGCCCTGGATCAGGATGGCCCTACTGCCTGTGTGGCTCATCATGCCCTGTCATCAAGGGAGAAAGACTGAAACTGTGAATCACAAGTGATTTATgaaaagaaaaatgtaaaaaagaatCACTTATACATCTGATGAATCCTTTGATAACTAAAATGGTGTAATCTGTAAAACAGCACTTATGTAAACAGACCAACTGTCAACAAGTTACTATAAAATGACAAAGCAGATTATAATGTTTTCCCAGAGATTAATGTAAAACTGGTAGCTGACTCAGATATCAGTGATACACacgtatgtctgtctgtctctatctatctatctatctatctatctatctatctatctatctatctatctatctatctatctatctatctatctatctatctatctatctatctatctatctatctatctatctagaagTTAACTGAAGTCACACTGAAACCACAAATTTCAGGTgactgaaaaacacacacacattttacacaaaaaaaatttataaaacaCTGAAACATTGTACGTACCTAAATATTACCGCCAAAATACTTTCCTAAAAATGCTGTCAAAATCGTTTGCCGAAGACATAGGTTGGAATCTGATCCATTAAGACAGTCCTATGACACTGCTTTGAAACTTCTTGAGCAAAGGTTGACAAAGGAGTTTACATTCCAGTAGAGTCAAGTTGATCAATAACTTTTATAACtgtttaatattgtccataaCCCACTCGTTCAATCATTTCCCTTAAATCCAGACTCCAGGTTTTTGTAATCACTGGGACATGATTCAGCTGATTTGCTGCAGTCATTACACCTGACCTCTAGTAAAAGGCATGTTGGAATGTCTGGACAACTGGCTCTTGTGAAACAAAGACAGAGTATCTTAGGTTTGGTTTATATGTTGCAGCTAACTTTTATAACTGCCAGATCTCTGTTCTCGAGTTTCTCTTAAGGTTCATACTGCTGAAATGTGAGTTCATCCCAGTACAAATATTGAACGACAATCAAGCTTACTTTAGTTTGCTTACTTTTTATAATGCATGGTGGGAATTTTCCAGACAGTAGACAATACAGTAAAACACTACAATAAAACACAGCAATAAAACACTCCCTTTTTTCTTCATTAGCTTTATATGATTTGGTTTTGACTGACACCTACTGTGCAAATGTCTTGGGACACCAATAGATGTCTTGTTTTCCATGGCAAAATGACCACATATAATGATGGTCCTTTCCCTTTATTAACATACAAACATAAAATATGGGAAATATCTAGGCCTactcaaaatgtaaaaaaagaaaaaaaaactctatttttaattataataattaaaaaattattatattatacttATTATAAGTCCAGCAAAAGTCAAGATTTCATGTGACGATCACAATGGGAGGTCACAATAAATACAGGCCGCTCTAGCCCGCAGAAACTATTTCCTTCATTTTCTGGTTATATTATATATGGTAATTAAATATGGCCATTGCTAAAACAACAAAGCTAATGGTGGCATTTTGTATTTCCATTAACGCTGCTCTAACTGTTGGGTAGTAGGCTAACTGTTGAATACACGTCGAAACGTATTTAGGCTGTGGTTCTCTTCCTGTCCTGCAGGTGGCAATATGATTTCTCGCTTGCTTTGAGTATGTTACTTTGAATTACTGTAATACTCAATAGTAGAAAAAATACTGACTAGTCATTTTAGCTTAATCAGATCAGAATCGTTCTGAAGTGTAAATGCCTTTGTAAATGTCTGTAAAATGTTTGTAAATTGTAAACGTTTTTTCTTCCTACATGTAAAAAATATTATCCAAAATAGTGTACACACATGAAATACAGGCCTATTTGatcacattaaataatgaaacatttttatcacatatttgtaaattaaaaaagaaaacttCAAACAATGTTATGTTTTTAACATCTAGAAAAGGGTAAAAACGCTCAGCTTAGCAAGATGGCAGGAAGAAAGGATGGCAATGATCAATAACTACAGTTTGAATTTTTAGTCTAAGAATAAAATCTCAACAATACAAACTGTCAAGATGGTGTTTCTAGAATGCATAAAGTATCCATTGTATTGGACCTTCCTTTCATGTTGATATTTGTTTTATACAGTAGGGCCTACATACACAGCACCTGTTTTTGCATTACTTTGACCATTGTGTATATGTCCCACCTTCTTGAATGACACAGTTGGACAGTCATGAGCTACAAGCATCCATTGGTCAAACTGCTTTACAATATGTGTAGCTGCTTCATAGTACTGTATGGCCAGACAGGACATGTGATTACCTTCGGTATGATCTAACAAGGACTAAAATTGCTCAAACTGAGAAGTGTTAGTGATGGTCTGATGGTTAGGCCCCATTTTTGGTGAGATCTCCTTATGTTCACCATCTACATGCAGATTTATCATTTTCTAGGCTTGTAAGTCCAataaaacactgtgtgtgtattagatgAGATTTCCACTAAAGGACTACATGTCTGCCTTGTTTCTAAAATTTTGGGTATCtacttttcatttattttatggCCATGAAAATGGCTCttttatacattatatatgctctCCATTCAAACACTAGAATTGTTTTTGCTTATGGGCACCGAACATGGTAGGTAGTCCTGTGGCCCATAATTCCTCAGTGTTCAGAATCAAGAGGGCTTCACTGAGTCAGTAAAGAGAGTCAGGCTGGTCTCCTATGAGGGTTTCTCTGTGTTCGCTGTGCTGCCAGTACCCATGAAACAGCGCTGAAAAAGGCGCTCGGGATCGCCTGGTTGTGCTGCACAGTCCAGTTTACTGCTCAGGAAGTGTTTCCGGAAGCCCTGAGGGCCAGCGGCATTACTGGGCTCGGGGCTTGGTTCTGACCCTGCATCAGAGGAGAGAAAGCACACTGAAGTTGTGTTTCAAAAGCCAAAAAGTTCAAAAGTAACAAACATGTCTAAGACTAAACTCTTACTACAATAATTCTAGGAAACATAAATGTAATGTGCTGATGGATGGCTTAAAAACAATAGGTTAggtgaaaataaaaacaagtgAAGAAGAGTAATTTTATAGTTCAGTCAAGGCAAGAAAGTTATTTGTTTGTGATCCAAAATAACCTTAATccagttttgttgtttttcctgTTGTTGTTAGGAAATTATCAAAATGAGCTAAAATAAAATCTCAAAATATGCAGACTAGTCTGAATTACAGTGAAGGAGTCTAGGGTCCAAAACCAATGGATCAAAAGAAACAACTCCATATAGTCATGGCCCAAAGGAAATATTTGAAAAACATCACGTGACACACCCTTTAATTATCCACTGAATGAGTCAGCTTTCCAAGAACACAATATGGCTCTGATCAGGTAGCAACAGTCTAAGTAGATTTCCAAAAATACCATTCTGCTTTTCTGTGCAACTCATTTATGCTTTCAATCATCTATTTGGATCCATTTTCATTATAGTGTGGTCCTTGGCAGCGACCCTGTAAACCccagagaagaaaaaaaccctaTTTCAATGGCGTTCAAGTGCAGCATGCACTGCTGTTTGGCAGTGTACACATAGAAACGAGCAAGATTATGGAGAAATTCGACtcagtttttgcttttaatgGTGTTAGCTTTAGCTATGTACCGTCTATTTTGCAGCTAAGACACCGGGCAGGACGCGCAATGGTCCACGTAATAATGACAGACATCTCTGTACCACCCCGATAACGGAACAGACAGTTCTGACGAACATTGTACATTTTTCCAACAAACATTGGAGTAGACATTTCACAATTTCAAAAGCAATTGTGATCAGACCAGAGCTATCGGACCTATAGGGCCAATTATTTCTAGTCGCTGCATGCCAACTGCTGACTGCATTGCATGAAGTTTCTTCGCATAACTGTTGTGCTTGGTATGATGGTTCATTTCTTGAAGACAAAGAAGCAATATCTCATAagtaa is a window of Brachyhypopomus gauderio isolate BG-103 chromosome 14, BGAUD_0.2, whole genome shotgun sequence DNA encoding:
- the LOC143475246 gene encoding uncharacterized protein LOC143475246 isoform X1 encodes the protein MMSHTGSRAILIQGLYLWLVVSACGCTAFLQVSPELQDTSVANQLKEHLNYAEQVNKNNETSKHLNATNFKAAVESNFGSGTIVAAVLLSVFSVALIVMVVRFRVFHRFLGGYRDALLPEEDTASQFSHIGTIAEHFPQTSLSNREAYARGHDDDDDGFIEDNYIEASKRYATEEEEEQEEESDDDLDIHFSID